The following are from one region of the Capsicum annuum cultivar UCD-10X-F1 chromosome 1, UCD10Xv1.1, whole genome shotgun sequence genome:
- the LOC107849351 gene encoding probable plastid-lipid-associated protein 8, chloroplastic, translating to MATYVVAGAGIGTTALIGNPRRISAVSVQSSSQLALKFRRRTSKTFSPIYASVSASTAPVTKPNDLVATILSKVMQSDRGVLLAKDEHKSVAEVAQELQPFCVAEPVKCPLIFGEWDVVYCSNPTSPGGGYRSAFGRLFFKTNEMVQVVEAPDVVKNRVSFSLFGFLDGEVSLKGKLNVLDEKWIQVVFEPPELKVGGLDFQYGGESEVKLEITYIDEKIRLGKGSRGSLFVFQRRKP from the exons ATGGCTACTTACGTCGTCGCCGGTGCCGGCATCGGCACCACCGCTCTCATCGGAAATCCTCGCCGCATCTCCGCCGTATCCGTCCAATCGAGTTCGCAGCTAGCACTTAAGTTTCGTCGCCGGACGTCGAAAACATTTTCACCAATTTATGCTTCTGTATCTGCATCGACGGCGCCGGTGACTAAACCGAATGACCTCGTCGCTACTATTCTTTCTAAG GTTATGCAATCAGATAGAGGGGTTTTGCTAGCAAAAGATGAGCACAAAAGTGTAGCCGAGGTGGCTCAAGAATTGCAACCTTTTTGTGTAGCTGAACCTGTGAAATGCCCCCTTATATTTGGAG AATGGGATGTCGTGTATTGTTCAAATCCCACTTCACCTGGAGGTGGTTATCGGAGTGCGTTTGGTCGCCTTTTCTTCAAAACGAACGAAATGGTTCAGGTTGTTGAAGCCCCTGACGTTGTCAAGAATCGAGTGTCCTTTTCGCTTTTTGGTTTCCTTGATGGTGAGGTTTCCTTGAAAG GAAAACTGAATGTTTTAGATGAAAAATGGATCCAAGTTGTGTTCGAGCCGCCTGAACTCAAGGTAGGAGGGTTAGATTTTCAGTATGGTGGTGAGAGTGAAGTTAAACTAGAAATCACATACATCGATGAGAAGATCAGGTTGGGAAAGGGCTCAAGAGGCTCCCTGTTTGTGTTTCAAAGACGCAAACCTTGA
- the LOC107849343 gene encoding protein FAM32A-like gives MSAYKNVVSGKLRLKGKALDVKSSRIKKKKKHKHQYDVVTQVTGGNNMLTTNQLEDDTDDGHLDTQRKEQRTKNNDHLTPAERRYLERWEKLNIKRLAKETSKSHRDRIQEFNRNLANLTEHYDIPKVGPG, from the exons ATGTCGGCTTACAAAAACGTTGTTTCCGGGAAGCTAAGATTAAAGGGCAAAGCTCTAGATGTGAAATCTAGcaggataaaaaagaaaaagaaacacaaGCATCAGTATGATGTAGTGACTCAAGTGACAG GTGGAAACAACATGTTGACAACAAACCAACTTGAGGATGATACAGACGATGGCCATCTTGACACTCAGAGGAAAGAGCAAAGAACCAAGAACAACGATCATCTAACACCAGCAGAGAGAAGGTACCTCGAGCGGTGGGAGAAACTTAACATCAAACGATTGGCAAAAGAAACCTCGAAATCCCACCGCGATAGAATTCAAGAATTTAATCGAAACCTAGCTAATCTTACCGAGCATTATGACATTCCTAAGGTTGGTCCTGGTTAA